TTATCTCTAGCCATAACTCAACCCTTAGAATTTCAGACCGGCTTCACGGGCAGCGTCTGCCAGGGCCTTAACACGGCCGTGGTATTTGAAGCCGCTACGATCGAAGGCTACCGCTTCAACGCCAGCGGCTTTCGCGCGCTCAGCGATCAGGGTGCCAACGGCTTTAGCAGCGTCGACGTTACCGGTTTTGCTTTCACGCAGGTCCTTGTCCAGAGTAGAGGCTGAGGCCAATACCTTGTCGCCATCGGCAGACAGGATCTGTGCGTAAATGTGGCGGGGAGTGCGGTTCACTGTCAGGCGAACGGCGCCCAGCTCACGCATTTTGGCGCGGGCACGACGTGCACGACGCAAGCGAGATTGCTTTTTAACGTTCATATCTATGCCTTACTTCTTCTTGGCCTCTTTGCGATACACGCGCTCGTCGGCGTAACGGACACCCTTACCTTTGTAAGGCTCCGGCGGACGGAATGCGCGGATCTCAGCGGCCACTTGACCCAACAGCTGCTTGTTGCTGCTCTTCAGTACGATTTCAGTCTGGCTCGGAGTTTCTGCGGTAACACCTTCCGGCAGATCGTAATCGACCGGATGAGAGAAACCGAGGCTCAGATTGACGGACTTACCAGATGCTTTCGCACGGTAACCAACACCGACCAACTGAAGTTTCTTTTCGAAACCCTGACTGACACCGACCACCATGTTGTTAACCAGCGCACGGGTAGTACCTGCGAGGGCACGCGCCTGCTTGGAACCGTTGCGTGCAGCAAAGGTCAGCTGGTTTTCTTCCTGCTTCACTTCCACATCGCTGTGAACAGAGAAGTTCAGGTTGCCGTTACCACCTTTCACAGCGATATCCTGACCTTTCAGGTCAATGGACACGCCAGCGGGGATGCTTACTGGACTATTAGCTACTCGAGACATATTAACCCCCGCTTAGAATACGGTGCAGAGCACTTCGCCACCGACACCAGCCTGACGGGCAGCGCGATCAGTCATTACACCTTGGGAGGTGGAGACGATTGCGATACCCAGGCCGCCGCGTACGGAAGGCAGTGCTTTCTTGCCAGCGTAGTTACGCAGGCCCGGACGGGAAACCCGATCCAGTTCAGCGATAACCGGCTTGCCCTGGAAGTATTTCAGTTCGATGGTCAGTTCAGGCTTGGCACCTTCGCTGACGGCCACATCAGTAACGTAACCTTCGCTTTTCAGCACGTTGGCCACAGATACTTTCAGTTTGGAAGAAGGCATGGAAACGCTACCCTTACCGCGGCCCAGGGCGTTGCGGATGCGGGTCAGCATATCTGCCAACGGATCTTGCATACTCATTACTTAAGACTCCTCAAGTCTGCCGGATTACCAGCTGGACTTAACCAGGCCGGGGACATCACCACGCATGGCTGCTTCACGCAGTTTGTTACGGCACAGGCCGAATTTGCGGTAGACAGCGTGGGGGCGACCAGTGATACGACAGCGACGTTGCTGACGTACCGGGCTTGCATCGCGCGGCAGTTGTTGCAGCTTGAGTTGAGCCTCCCAACGCTCCTCATCGGAAGCGTTGGCACTGGCGATGATCGCCTTCAGCTCTTGACGCTTTTCAGCGTACTTAGCTGCGGTTCGAGCGCGCTTGGTTTCGCGCGCAATCATGGATTTCTTCGCCATGGAATCCTCTTAACCCTTGAAAGGGAAGTTGAATGCTTTCAGCAGGGCACGACCTTGGTCGTCGTTAGCTGCTGTAGTAGTGATACAAATATCCAGACCGCGGATTTTGTCTACTTTGTCGTAGTCAATTTCCGGGAAGATAATTTGTTCTGTTACACCCATCGAGAAGTTACCACGACCGTCGAACTGCTTCGGGCTGATGCCACGGAAGTCACGGATACGCGGAATCGCGATACCGATCAGACGCTCCAGGAACTCATACATGCGCTCACCGCGCAGAGTTACCTTACAGCCGATCGGCCAGCCATCACGGATTTTGAAGCCCGCGATAGACTTGCGCGCATTGGTCACGATAGGTTTTTGACCAGTAATCGCAGTCATGTCACTGACTGCGTGTTCCAGTA
This is a stretch of genomic DNA from Microbulbifer bruguierae. It encodes these proteins:
- the rplR gene encoding 50S ribosomal protein L18, giving the protein MNVKKQSRLRRARRARAKMRELGAVRLTVNRTPRHIYAQILSADGDKVLASASTLDKDLRESKTGNVDAAKAVGTLIAERAKAAGVEAVAFDRSGFKYHGRVKALADAAREAGLKF
- the rplF gene encoding 50S ribosomal protein L6, encoding MSRVANSPVSIPAGVSIDLKGQDIAVKGGNGNLNFSVHSDVEVKQEENQLTFAARNGSKQARALAGTTRALVNNMVVGVSQGFEKKLQLVGVGYRAKASGKSVNLSLGFSHPVDYDLPEGVTAETPSQTEIVLKSSNKQLLGQVAAEIRAFRPPEPYKGKGVRYADERVYRKEAKKK
- the rpsH gene encoding 30S ribosomal protein S8; protein product: MSMQDPLADMLTRIRNALGRGKGSVSMPSSKLKVSVANVLKSEGYVTDVAVSEGAKPELTIELKYFQGKPVIAELDRVSRPGLRNYAGKKALPSVRGGLGIAIVSTSQGVMTDRAARQAGVGGEVLCTVF
- the rpsN gene encoding 30S ribosomal protein S14 — its product is MAKKSMIARETKRARTAAKYAEKRQELKAIIASANASDEERWEAQLKLQQLPRDASPVRQQRRCRITGRPHAVYRKFGLCRNKLREAAMRGDVPGLVKSSW
- the rplE gene encoding 50S ribosomal protein L5 codes for the protein MARLKELYTKELAPKLKEELGLENVMSVPRITKITINMGVGEAVGDKKVLEHAVSDMTAITGQKPIVTNARKSIAGFKIRDGWPIGCKVTLRGERMYEFLERLIGIAIPRIRDFRGISPKQFDGRGNFSMGVTEQIIFPEIDYDKVDKIRGLDICITTTAANDDQGRALLKAFNFPFKG